One window of the Labilibaculum sp. genome contains the following:
- a CDS encoding YbjN domain-containing protein yields MSTYYNKVKDYLLNLEFTIIKEDKAEELFVVENPEGGIANLIVDCEDPILIVEGVLFELTSDNPEIYKALLKKNREIIHGAFVLDGSGKKVLFRDTLQLENLDQNELEATLNSLEMLLSEYSEEIISYSKL; encoded by the coding sequence ATGAGCACATATTATAACAAGGTAAAAGATTACCTGTTGAATTTAGAATTCACTATTATTAAAGAAGATAAGGCAGAAGAGCTGTTTGTGGTTGAAAATCCGGAAGGTGGAATTGCAAATCTGATTGTTGATTGTGAAGATCCAATTTTGATTGTTGAAGGTGTACTGTTTGAGTTGACAAGTGATAATCCTGAAATTTATAAAGCTTTACTGAAAAAGAACAGGGAAATTATTCATGGTGCGTTTGTTCTCGACGGATCAGGAAAAAAAGTTCTTTTTAGAGATACTCTGCAATTAGAGAATTTAGATCAGAATGAATTAGAGGCAACACTTAACTCATTGGAAATGCTGTTAAGTGAGTACTCGGAAGAGATTATTTCATATTCAAAATTGTAA
- a CDS encoding PspA/IM30 family protein — MGIFGRLFNVGKAEAHAAIDKLEDPIKMTEQGIRDLKNDLDKSLQALAEVKAMAIRSKRELNEQKSVAKNYEQKAILLLQKAERGELEMSEAERLATEALAKKEDAVSAVVRSEEEVVKFDASISQLDTNVKKLKSTITRYENELKTLKARARVSQATQKINKQLSGIDSSGTVGMLEKMKDKVAQQEAMAEAYGDIAFENRSLDDEIDATLNESNVKTSNALEELKAKMKNKE, encoded by the coding sequence ATGGGAATTTTTGGTAGATTATTCAACGTTGGCAAAGCTGAAGCTCATGCCGCTATAGATAAATTAGAGGATCCGATTAAGATGACCGAGCAGGGAATCAGAGATTTGAAAAATGACTTGGATAAGAGCTTGCAGGCTTTAGCTGAGGTTAAGGCAATGGCGATTCGAAGCAAGAGAGAATTAAATGAGCAAAAATCAGTAGCTAAAAATTACGAGCAAAAAGCAATATTATTATTGCAAAAGGCCGAAAGAGGTGAGCTTGAAATGTCGGAAGCAGAACGTTTGGCAACCGAAGCTTTAGCGAAAAAAGAAGATGCGGTTTCTGCGGTAGTAAGATCCGAGGAAGAAGTTGTTAAATTTGATGCCAGCATTAGTCAGTTGGATACGAATGTGAAGAAGTTGAAATCGACGATTACTCGTTACGAGAATGAGTTGAAGACTTTAAAAGCCCGTGCCCGGGTTAGTCAGGCTACTCAAAAAATTAACAAACAACTTTCTGGTATTGATAGTTCGGGAACAGTTGGGATGTTGGAGAAAATGAAAGATAAAGTGGCGCAGCAAGAGGCAATGGCCGAAGCATACGGTGACATTGCTTTTGAAAACCGTAGTTTAGATGATGAAATTGATGCAACTTTAAACGAAAGCAATGTGAAAACATCCAATGCATTGGAAGAGTTGAAAGCGAAAATGAAGAATAAAGAATAG
- a CDS encoding DUF4178 domain-containing protein produces the protein MGFTDFFKRKQPKYDTTNIRVTDLDVGFVFEYDLSSWEVQASYEYDWGDNYFSKEYKINDGSKTLFLSVEDDDEISLGVCDKIKVRELGENVLSDLLTDQKPPKSVIYKDKKYFFDQESPGYFNDKARGEDWVEFISWDFVDESGEYIVTIEQWDEKEFEASAGKAIKEFEISNILPK, from the coding sequence ATGGGATTTACCGATTTTTTTAAACGAAAACAGCCGAAATATGACACTACCAATATCCGGGTTACCGATCTGGATGTTGGTTTTGTTTTTGAATATGATCTGTCGAGCTGGGAAGTGCAGGCGAGTTATGAGTACGATTGGGGTGATAATTATTTCTCAAAGGAATACAAGATTAATGATGGCAGCAAGACACTTTTTCTTTCTGTAGAAGATGATGATGAAATAAGCCTGGGGGTTTGCGATAAGATTAAGGTTCGTGAATTGGGCGAGAATGTGCTTTCAGATTTATTAACGGATCAGAAACCTCCAAAGAGTGTAATCTATAAGGATAAAAAATATTTCTTTGATCAGGAATCACCGGGTTACTTTAATGATAAAGCCCGTGGAGAGGATTGGGTGGAATTTATATCATGGGATTTTGTTGATGAGTCCGGAGAATATATTGTTACCATTGAGCAATGGGATGAAAAAGAATTTGAAGCTTCGGCCGGTAAGGCAATTAAGGAATTCGAAATATCTAATATTTTGCCTAAATAA